One Acidimicrobiia bacterium genomic window carries:
- a CDS encoding nitrilase-related carbon-nitrogen hydrolase, with amino-acid sequence MNPAATRLRIACGQLAAHDLDDARVALDEAVAMVERAGAEGAQLCVLPEATYPAYVLGSAAAARAVIAAGPDPVECLAAAARDAGCTVVAGVVLEADTGLENAAVMIDATGTVRARAGKRFLWHFDREWFTVGRAGPVVDGIGTLVCADARLPEIGLDLVARGARVIANPTAWVTSQPPPAGTNSQAEFLWRVRALENHVVAVAATKVGTEGGTVIYSGGSQIVDASGRVVARGAATEPELVIADVELPERSWSGSQASPSPTPQSPARAGRAATSPLVQEQRSPTDAAPAPAPRRPPLREGYVQVAILSDDDLLDRIDGHGVDLVVGPRGVVRNARADLAVATFADDELVDPRPARAAALDGVECIVWLAHRVRTPLVEEIARTRALENRVFVLVWRAATDGGPLVADPSGAVIARAAAARFVVQTACLRAATATKVMAPGTDAWDAVLALGREP; translated from the coding sequence GTGAACCCCGCCGCCACCCGCTTGCGCATCGCCTGTGGTCAGCTCGCGGCGCACGACCTCGACGACGCACGCGTGGCGCTCGACGAGGCCGTCGCGATGGTCGAACGGGCGGGCGCCGAGGGGGCGCAGCTCTGTGTGCTGCCCGAGGCGACGTACCCCGCGTACGTGCTCGGCTCCGCGGCCGCGGCGCGTGCCGTGATCGCCGCGGGCCCGGATCCCGTGGAGTGCCTCGCGGCGGCGGCACGCGATGCGGGGTGCACGGTCGTCGCCGGCGTGGTGCTCGAAGCCGACACCGGGCTGGAGAACGCGGCGGTGATGATCGACGCGACCGGCACCGTGCGCGCCCGCGCCGGGAAGCGCTTCCTCTGGCACTTCGATCGTGAGTGGTTCACCGTCGGTCGCGCCGGCCCGGTCGTCGACGGCATCGGGACGCTCGTGTGCGCAGACGCGCGCCTCCCCGAGATCGGCCTCGACCTCGTCGCGCGCGGCGCGCGCGTGATCGCCAACCCGACCGCGTGGGTCACCTCGCAGCCGCCGCCGGCGGGCACGAACTCGCAGGCCGAGTTCCTGTGGCGGGTGCGCGCGCTCGAGAACCACGTCGTCGCGGTCGCCGCGACCAAGGTCGGTACCGAGGGCGGAACCGTGATCTACTCGGGCGGCTCGCAGATCGTCGACGCTTCCGGTCGCGTCGTCGCACGCGGTGCCGCGACCGAGCCCGAGCTCGTGATCGCCGACGTCGAGCTGCCGGAGCGTTCTTGGTCGGGCTCGCAAGCTTCGCCCTCCCCGACGCCTCAGTCTCCGGCTCGGGCGGGCCGCGCCGCGACCAGCCCGCTCGTGCAGGAACAACGCTCACCGACCGATGCCGCGCCGGCGCCGGCACCGCGCCGGCCGCCGCTGCGCGAGGGCTACGTGCAGGTCGCGATCCTTTCCGACGACGACCTGCTCGACCGGATCGACGGCCACGGCGTCGACCTCGTCGTCGGCCCGCGCGGTGTGGTGCGCAACGCGCGCGCCGACTTGGCGGTCGCGACGTTCGCCGACGACGAACTCGTCGACCCGCGCCCGGCGCGCGCCGCCGCGCTCGACGGTGTCGAGTGCATCGTGTGGCTCGCGCATCGAGTGCGCACACCACTGGTCGAGGAGATCGCGCGCACGCGCGCGCTGGAGAACCGCGTGTTCGTGCTCGTGTGGCGCGCCGCGACCGACGGAGGACCGCTCGTCGCCGATCCCTCGGGCGCGGTGATCGCACGGGCCGCGGCGGCGCGCTTCGTCGTGCAGACCGCGTGCCTGCGCGCGGCGACCGCGACCAAGGTCATGGCGCCCGGCACCGACGCCTGGGACGCGGTGCTCGCGCTGGGACGCGAACCGTGA